In the genome of Halostella salina, the window GCGCTCCAGGCTCGGCGTCCTCCCGGACGGCTACCGGGTGTACGACCGGCTCACCGGCCGCCAGCACATGGAGTTCGCCATCGAGTCGAAGGGGGCCGACGACCATCCGGAGGAACTGCTCGAACGGACCGGCATCTTAGAGGCCGCCGACCGGAAGGCCGGCGGCTACTCCAAGGGGATGGCCCAGCGGCTCATGCTCGCCATGGCGCTGGTCGGCGAACCCGACATGCTGATCCTCGACGAGCCCTCGACCGGGCTGGACCCCAACGGCGCGCGGCGGATGCGCGAGATCATCCGCGAGGAGCGCGACCGCGGCGCGACGGTGTTTTTCTCCAGCCACATCCTCGAACAGGTCGAGTCCGTCTGCGACCGCGTCGGCATCCTCCGGGACGGCGAGGTCGTCGCCGTCGACAGCGTCGAGGGGCTCCGCGACGCCGCGGGCACCGACATGACGCTCAAGGTCACCGTCGACGAGGTGACGCCGGCGGTCCGCGGGGCCGTCTCGGACCTGCCCGGCGTCACCGCCGTCGAGGTCGAGGGCGCGACGCTCGTGGTCTCCTGTACGGGCGAGGTCAAGACGGACGTCTTGAACGCCATCGAGGACGCGGGCGGCGACGTGCGTGACTTCTCGACGGAGGAGGCGTCGCTGGAGGAGCTGTTCGCGGCCTACACCACCGAGGAGGTGCGCGTATGAGCCTCAGCCCCGCCTCGGTCCGTGCGGTCGCCCGAAAGGACTTCCGCGACGCCGTCCGCTCGAAGACGCTGTGGATCCTGTCGGCCCTGTTCGTCCTCTTTGCCGCCGGCATGGCGTACGTGTTCACCCTGCTGGGGTCGGGGGCCGACGGGGAACTGACCGTACTCGACCTGCTCTTTTTCCTGCAGTCGCCCGTCGCTCTGCTCGTGCCGCTGACGGCGCTGTTGCTCGGCTACAAGTCGATCGCCGGCGAGATAGACTCCGGCAGCGTGAAGATCCTGCTGTCGCTGCCCCACTCCCGGAGTTCGGTCGTCCTCGGGAAGCTGCTGGGCCGGACCGCCGTGCTCACCGTCCCGATCCTGATCGGCTTCGCCGTCGCCGCGGTGGTCGTGGTCGCGCTGTACACCACGTTCTCGCCGGGGTACTACGTCGCGTTCGTCGGGGTATCGGTGCTGTTCGGCCTCGCGTACGTGAGCATCGCGATCGCCGTGTCGTCGCTGACGAAGTCGACGTCGCGGGCCGCGGTCGGCATCTTCGGCGTGTTCGCCCTCTTCAACTTCCTCTGGGACGTGCTCGGCTGGGGGATCCACTACGTCGTCACCAGACTCGGGGAGGGACCGGCAACCTTCTTCCCCGGGATCCAGCCGCCGAACTGGTACCTGTTCTTCCAGCGCCTCTCCCCCAACGGCGCGTTCGCCGGGTCGATAGCGTCGGTGTTCCCCGGCGAGAGCCAGATCGAGGGGTACTTCCCACAGGGGGACGTGCCGCTCTACCTCGAAGACTGGTTCTCGGTGCTGATTCTGGTCGCGTGGACCGTCGTCCCGCTCGCGCTCTGCTACCGGCGGTTCAAGGCGGCCGACATCTGACGCCGCCGCCGTTTTCGGCAGCGTTCAGACGCCACGCTCGTCGAGCAGACCCTCGAACTCGGCCTCGTCCAGCACCGGAACGTCCTCGCGCTCCGCGTCGTTCGTCTTCGACGCGCCGGGGTTCTCGCCGGCGACGAGGTAGTCCGTGTTGCCCGAGACGCTGCTCGTCGCGTTCGCGCCGTGCCGCTCCACGAGTTCCTGGGCCTCGCTCCGGGTGTAGCCGTCCAGCGACCCGGTGAACACGAACGTCACCCCGGCGAGTTCGTCGCCGCCGCCCTCGTAGGGCTGTGGCTCGACGCCGCGCTCGCGGAGGTCGGCGAGCGCCCGGCGGTTCGCCTCGCTGTCGAAGAAGTCCCGGACCTGCGCGGCGACGGTCGGCCCAACGTCGGACACCTCCTGCAGGTCGGCCTCGGTGGCGTCGACGACGGCGTCAAGCGTGCCGAACTCGCGGGCGATCTCCCGGGCCGTTGCGGGACCGACGCCGGGGACGCCCAGCGCCGAGAGGAAATCGGGGAGTTCGGGCTCTTTCGAGGCGTCGAGTTCGGCGAGCAGGTTCTCGGCGCTTCGCTCGCCCCACCCCTCCAGGTCGAGCAGGTCCTCGCGCTCGATGGCGTAGAGGTCGGCGACGCTGTCCGCGACCAGTCCCGCCTCGACGAACTGGCGGACGCTCCGCTCGCCCAGCCCCTCGATGTCGAGGCCGTCGTCGCTGGCGTAGTACTCCACGGCCCGGCGAAGCTGTGCGGGGCAGGCCATCCCGCCGGTGCAGAAGGCCATCGGGCCGTCGCGCTCGACGGCGCTGTCACAGACCGGGCAGGTGTCGGGGAACTCGTAGTGGCCCTCGCTCCGGTGCTCGGTCACCTCCGCGACGTAGGGGATCACGTCGCCGGCGCGCTCGACGCGCACCTCGTCGCCGACCGCGACGCCCATCTCGGCGATCTCGTCGGGGTTGTGGAGGCTCGCCCGCGAGACGGTGACGCCGCCCACGTCGACGGGGTCAAGCAGGGCCACCGGCGTCAGGCGACCGGTGCGGCCGACCTGCACGGCCACGTCCCGAACGGTCGTCCGCTCGGCGCGGGCGGGGAACTTGTACGCGAACGCCCAGCGGTAGTGCCGCGACGTCGCGCCCAGCTCGTCGCGCGTCCCGCGGTCGTCGACCTTGATCACCGCGCCGTCTATCTCGTAGTCGAGTTCGTCGCGCTCGTCGTGCAGGCGGTCGCGGTAGTCGATGGCCGCGTCGATCGACTCGACGCGCTCGACCAGGTCGGCGACTGGCAGGCCGAACTCGGGCAGCGCCTCGTGCTCAGCCCACCGCGTTTCCCACCCGTCACTCGAATCGAGCACCTCGAAAAAGTAGCAGGCGAGCGGGCGCTCGGCGACGACGGAGGGGTCCTGCTGACGGAGCGTCCCGGCGGTCGCGTTGCGGGGGTTGGCGAAGGGCTCCTCGCCGCGCTCGACGCGCTCGCGGTTGTGCGCCTGGAACGCGTCGCGCGGCATGTACACCTCGCCGCGAACGGCGAGGAAGTCGGGATGGTCGCCGGCGAGGCGCTGGGGGATCGCGCGGATCGTCCGGACGTTCCGCGTCACGTCGTCGCCCTCGCGGCCGTCACCCCGGGTGGCGGCGCGGACGAGGCGGCCCTCCTCGTACACGACCTCGACCGAGACGCCGTCGAACTTCGGCTCGCAGACGTACGTCACGTCGCCCACCTCGTCCCGGACGCGCCGGTCGAACTCCCGCACGTCGGCGGCCTCGCCGCTCTGGTCGATCGACAGCATCGGCGCGACGTGCTCGACGGTGTCGAACTCGTCGACCGGCTCGCCGCCGACGCGACGGGTCGGGCTGTCCTCGGTCGGCAGGTCGAAGGCGTCCTCCAGTTCCTCCAGCCGGGCGAACAGCGCGTCGTACGTGCGGTCCGCGATGACCGGGTCGTGCTCGACGTAGTACTGCCGGTCGTGGTAGCGCACCGCCTCGCGCAACCGCTCGGCCTGCTCGCGGGCCGTCGACTCGGAGATGGCGTCGACCGCCTCGAACTCCGTCGGGGGGTCCGCGAGGTACGGGTTGTCGTCCGTCTCGGTGGTCGGCATCGTCGGACGCTACTCGCGGACGGCCCTAAAACGCGGCGTCCGCCGACGCTCGGCGGGGGACTGAGCGAAGTCGGCATCAGCGCAGCCGCGAGGCTGCGCCGGCGGCGACACGCGTCGGGGCAGCGAGCGCGCCGTTCGGCTCGGTCTCAGTCGCGCAGTTGCTGCACCGTCGGGAGGTGCCAGTCGTACGTGACGGCGGCCAGCCGGGTCGCGACCGTCACGACAGCGCACGCGACGGCAGCCGTGCTCGCGGCCGCGCCCAGTTCGCCCGCCAGCCAGTACGCGCTCCCGCCGAGGACCGCACAGCTCGCGTAGAAATCCTCGAAGAGGATGAAGGGTGCCCGGTCGAGCAGCACGTCCGCGAACGCACCCCCGCCGACGGCGTTGATCGTGGCGATCGCAACGACGCCGAACGCCGACACGCCCGTCTCGGTCGCGACGATCGCGCCGGTCGTCGCGAAGGCGGCGAGCCCGATAGCGTCCGCGACGAGCGTGACCGGATGCGTATCCGGGGCGGACAGCACGACGCTCAACGCGATCGCCAGGCCGACGCCGAACAGTCCCAGGCCGATCTCGACCGGCGACTGGAGCGCCAGCGGCACCCGTGCGACGAGCAGGTCGCGGGTCGTCCCGCCGGCAAACGCCATCGCGAGCCCGACGATCGTGATCCCGAACACGTCGAACTCCTCCCGGATCGCCTTCGACGAGCCGACGAGCGCGAACGCGACCAGGCCGACCGTGTTCATGACGGCGAAGGGGTCGCCGAACAGAGTCGTCACGAGATCCTGACTCACTGCGCTCGCGTACGAAGACGAGTCCCTTGAGTGCACGTATCGACGCAAACAGCGCGGAACTGCGTGGAGTCGAACGGCACGCTCACTCCATCGTCACGTGCTGGCAGTTCGTGCCGAGGCGCACGCTCGGCGATTCGTCGGGACCGCCCTCGACCCACACCGTGATCCCCTCCCAGTTGTCGCCGGAGCACTCGGTTTCGCCGGCGAAGGCGGGCCACGGGCGCTCGAACCGCTCGCCGTCGACGGTCACGACGACCGTCTCGGGGTCCGTGGACTCGGGGAACGTCGCGTCCTCGTGGGCCTCGTTGTCGTCGGAGAGGGCGTACTCGCGCTCGAACAGGACGGAGCCGTCGTCGGCCTCGACGACCACGGTCACGTCGCGGGTCGCGTCGCGGTCGCCGAGGTAGACGCTCACGGTGTGTGCGGGTTCCTCGGACGCCAGCACCTCGGCACAGCCGGCGAGGCCGCCGACGCCGCCGGCAGCGAGCAGGCCGAGCATCGTCCGTCTGGAGGGCGTTGGGGGCATAGTTGACAGTTTGGCAACGGGCGGCATATGCCTTCGGTCACTCTTCGGCCGACACCACGTCGATGGCGACGGCCTCGTCCGGGTCGATCCCGGTGAGACCGAGGTCGACCCCGAGGTCCGCCTCCAGCGCCGCGAGGAACGCCTCGGGGTCGACCGTCTCTATCAGCAGGTCCGCAGCGGTCTCGCCGACCGCTGCCCCGACGGTCTGGCCGCCGAGCGTCTCCACCACGGGGCCGGCGGGCGTGCGGCCGACCACGTCGCGGGCGACGAGCCGGCCCGAGAGCCGTCCGACGGTGCGGACCGCCTCGTCGTAGTCGACCGCCTCGCCGACCGGCGCGCCGTCGAGCGCGGCCGCGAGGTCGACGGTCTCCAGCACGTCCCTGACCGCGTCGATGGCGAAGTACGCCGACAGCGCGTCCGCCAGTTCGTCCATCGGGTCAATGGGCGCGTTCCCGGGCATGACGGATCCCCGTCGTGGACCGCGAGGCAAAAGCGTTGCCGCCGGCGCGACGGATACGTCGGCGTCACGCCTCCTCGGTCCCGCCGAACGTCCCGGTCCGCTCGATGTCCAGCCGCAGGAGGACGGGCAGGGTCACGGCGGCGAGCAGGATTTCGAGGCTCCCGACGACGAGAAACGCCGTCCCGAAGCCGTACGCGTCGGCCACCGTCCCGCCGAGGAGAAAGCCCGCGAGGAAGCCGAGGCTGCCGAACAGGTTGAACCCGCCCATCGCCGTCCCGCGGTCGCGTTCGGGCGCGAGGTCCGTGACCAGCGCCATCGTCGCCGGCGACATCAGCGCGCCGAGCACGCCGACGAGCACCATCCCCGCGCCGGCCAGCGCGACGGTTGGCGCGCGGCCGACGGCGATGACGACCACGCCGTAACACGCCGAGCCGGCGACGATCGGGAGCCGGCGGCCGTACCGGTCGGACAGCGCGCCGAAGGGGTACTGAAGGAGGGCGAAGGGGGCGAAAAAGAGCGCGAGCATCAGCCCCGCCGCGCCGGCGTCCAGCCCGAAGGTCGACCGGAAGTACAGCGTCCCGACCAGCGCGAAGAAGCCGGCGGTGAGCCGGTCGATGAAGCCGAACGCGTACGGCACCGACAGCGTCGGCGTGGCGGTCAGGTTCGACAGCGCCTCGGCGAGGCCGCCGTCGCGGGCGACGGCGCGGTCGTCGACGAGCGCGACCAGCAGGCCGGCCGCCAGCAGCAGGCCGCTGGCGACGTACAGCGGCGCGAGCGGGTCGACCTCCGTGAGCTGGCCGCCGAGCGGCGCGCCGGTCGCGGTGCCGGCACCGATGGCGATCCCGGCCGCGCCCATGTTCTTGCCGTGACCGCCCGAGAGGTCCATCAGCATCGTCATCGCGAGCGAGAACGCGCCGATGGTCGCCGCGCCCTGGAGCGCGCGGACAACGAGCACCGCTTCGAAGGAGAGGTCGGTCACGGCGGGGGCGAGCGCGAGCGCGCCGTAGCCGACCGCGCCGCCGACCGCGCCGGCGGCGATGAAGGGGACGCGCCTGCCGGCGGCGTCGCTCGCCGCGCCCCAGACGCCGACGAAGGCGACGAAGGCGGCGAACTCCGCGACGAGGAACCACATGCTCGCGTCGAGTTGCGTCGTCGCCCCCAGCGCGGCGACCAGGTCCGAGATACCCGGGTACAGCAGCGTCTGGGCGAGCAACACGACGAAGACGACGCCAGCGAGCAGCGTCCTGTCGCGCGCCGGCCGTGTCATCGACGGGACGTAGGGGCTGGAGGCACTTGAGCACCGCCGACTCGCGTCGCCGACGCGCCGGGCGAACCGCGGGGTTCGGGTCGAGCGACCGTCGGACCCGTCGGAGGGGTCAGAACCCCCAGCGGAGGCCGGACATCGTGGCGACGATAGCGACCATGAGGACGAGTTCGACCAGGCTCAGCATGCCGTACTTCTTGTTCAGTTCGGCGAGTCGCTCGTGGTCGGTGTCCTCGGCGGCGATCTCGTCGAACATCCCGGCCGTGAACATATGCAGCGGGCCGAACCCGAGGACGAGCAGCGCGACGGCGAGCCCGAGCGCCGCCCACAGCGACGGCGTCGGGGACGCCAGCAGCCCCATCATGCTGGCGAGTCCGACGCCGGAACCGACCGCACCGAGCGAGACAGGCTCCATGAGCAGGTTCATCCGCGGGACGAACCCCTGGGCGAACTCGACGTTGGCGTCCTGAGAGAGACTCCCCATGACGGGGCCGAGGACCACCGCGCCGAGCACCGCAGTCCCGAACCAGAACGCGCCGAGGAAGAGGTGGACGGTGAACATGATTCTGATGTCGCCGGTGAGATACCCCAGGACGGGGAGTCCCAGCGGAACGGCGACGGCACCGGCGGCAAACGGCCGGGAGGCCGCATCAGCCATCAGCCGATACCGCTCGCGCGTGTTCGTCGGGCGTCGTGCGTCAGTCAGAGACATACCGGATCCCGCTCCATGTCGGTCGGATCATCTGTTGTCACACGGATAAATTCACTGGCTCGACAGGCTTCGCACCGGCGTGTTGCCCCGACGGCCCGCGTTTCCGACGGCGGCGGCCGCCCACGCATCCGCGGTCGGTGCGTGCCAGACAGTGGCAAGATTTGCGAATGTTGCCGTAACTGTGGGTTATATGGATTTGAGAATATATGAGCCATACACATGACCAACGACGACGAGGACGGCGAGCAGGGCCTCTCGACCCGCTCGGTCCACGCGGGCGGGTCGCCAGACGACGCGACGGGCGCTCGCGCGACGCCGCTCTACCAGACCACCTCCTACGAGTTTCCCGACGCCGACCGCGCCGCGGAGCTGTACGCGCTGAACGCCGAGGACCATATCTACTCCCGGATCAGCAACCCCACCGTCGAGGTGCTGGAGGAGCGCCTCGCCAGCCTCGAAGGCGGCACCGGCGCGGTCGCGACGGCCAGCGGGATGGCCGCGCTGGACGCGGCGACGCTCGTCCTCGCCGAGTCCGGCGACAACGTCGTCTGCTCGACGGACACGTACGGCGGCACGACGGCGTACCTCTCCCACACCGCGGACCGCCGGGGGATCGAGGCCCGATTCGTCGACACGCTGGACTACGACGCCTACCGCGAGGCGGTCGACGAGGACACCGCGTACGTCCACGTCGAGACGGTCGGCAACCCGTCGCTGGTGACGCCCGATTTCGAGCGCGTCGCCGAAATCGCCCACGACGCGGGCGTCCCGCTCGTCGTCGACAACACGTTCGCCACGCCCGCGCTCTGTCGGCCGCTGGAGCACGGCGCGGACGTGGTCTGGGAGTCCACGACCAAGTGGCTCCACGGGTCGGGCACCACCGTCGGCGGCGTCCTCGTCGAGGACGGCGCGTTCGACTGGGAAGCGAACGGCTACGACGAGATCGCCGGCGACAACGACGCGTACCACGACACGGACTTCGCGCGTGACTTCCCGGACGCGCCGTTCGCGGCCGCCGTGCGCTACCGCTCGCTGCGGAGCCTCGGCGACCAGCAGTCGCCGTTCGACGCCTGGCAGACCCTCCAGGGGCTGGAATCGTTCCCCCTGCGGATGGAACGCCACTGCGAGAACGCCGCCGTCGTCGCGGAGTACCTCGCGGACCACGACGACGTGGCGTGGGTCGCCTACCCCGGCCTCGACTCCCACGAGACTCACGAGAACGCCAGCGAGTACCTGGAGGGCGGCTACGGCGGCATGATCGCGTTCGGGCTTGAGGGCGGTTACGAGGCGGGGAAGGCGTTCTGCGAGCGCGTCGAACTCGCCTCCTTCCTGGCGAACATCGGCGACGCCAAGACGCTGGTCATCCACCCGGCCAGCACGACCCACGGCCAGCTCTCGCCCGAGGAACAGCGACAGGCGGGCGTCACGACCGACCTGATCCGGCTCTCGGTCGGCATCGAGGACCCCGCCGACATCCTCGCGGACATCGAACGGGGGATCGAGGCCACATGAGGGCGACCGCCGGAACCGTCGACGTGGGCGAGTTCGAGTTCGAGTGCGGGGACACCCTCCCGTCGCTCGAACTCGCCTACGAGACGTACGGCGAGTTCACGGGCGACGGCGCGGAGCAAAGCTCCGCGAGCGACCGGACGCAGTCCGGAAGCAACGCGGTGCTGGTCTGTCACGCGCTCACCGGGAGCGCCCACGTCGCCAGCCGCCGGCTGTCGGACGGCGAGGCGGTCGAGACCGGCGGCCAGGCCCGCGCGTGGTGGAACGACATCGTCGGCTCCGGGAAGGCCGTCGACGGCTCGGAGTACTACGTCGTCTGCGTCAACGTGCCCGGCTCCTGCTACGGGTCGACGGGACCGGCCAGCGAGAACCCCGAGACCGGGGAGCCGTACGGCACCGAGTTCCCGCCCGTCACCGTCACCGACTGGACCCGGGCCCAGCGGCTGGCGCTGAACGAACTCGGCGTCGGTCGCCTTCACGCCGTGATCGGCGGGAGCGTCGGCGGGATGAACGTGCTGGAGTGGGGCAAGCAGTACCCCGACGACGTGCGCCGGCTGATCCCGGTCGCCACGGCGGCGCGGCTCGACCCGCAGTGCCTCGCCATCGACGGCATCGCCCGGCGGGCGATCACGACCGACCCGAACTGGAACGGCGGCGACTACTACGGCGGCGAGCACCCGAAAGACGGCCTCGCGCTGGCCCGCCAGCTGGGCCACGTGATGTACCTCTCGAAGGCGTCGATGGAGCAGAAGTTCGGCCGGCGCGCCGCCGGGCGCGCCGCCGCAGCCGACGTGTTCCCCTCGGACCCGGCGGGCGACTTCTTCCCGTACCGCGACGTGGAGTCGTACCTCGACTACCAGGCCGACAAGTTCGTCGAGCGGTTCGACGCCAACAGCTACCTCTATCTCACCCGGGCGATGGACAACTACGACCTCGCCGCCGGCTACGACGGGGACGCCGACGC includes:
- a CDS encoding trimeric intracellular cation channel family protein, with the protein product MSQDLVTTLFGDPFAVMNTVGLVAFALVGSSKAIREEFDVFGITIVGLAMAFAGGTTRDLLVARVPLALQSPVEIGLGLFGVGLAIALSVVLSAPDTHPVTLVADAIGLAAFATTGAIVATETGVSAFGVVAIATINAVGGGAFADVLLDRAPFILFEDFYASCAVLGGSAYWLAGELGAAASTAAVACAVVTVATRLAAVTYDWHLPTVQQLRD
- the ligA gene encoding NAD-dependent DNA ligase LigA, which translates into the protein MPTTETDDNPYLADPPTEFEAVDAISESTAREQAERLREAVRYHDRQYYVEHDPVIADRTYDALFARLEELEDAFDLPTEDSPTRRVGGEPVDEFDTVEHVAPMLSIDQSGEAADVREFDRRVRDEVGDVTYVCEPKFDGVSVEVVYEEGRLVRAATRGDGREGDDVTRNVRTIRAIPQRLAGDHPDFLAVRGEVYMPRDAFQAHNRERVERGEEPFANPRNATAGTLRQQDPSVVAERPLACYFFEVLDSSDGWETRWAEHEALPEFGLPVADLVERVESIDAAIDYRDRLHDERDELDYEIDGAVIKVDDRGTRDELGATSRHYRWAFAYKFPARAERTTVRDVAVQVGRTGRLTPVALLDPVDVGGVTVSRASLHNPDEIAEMGVAVGDEVRVERAGDVIPYVAEVTEHRSEGHYEFPDTCPVCDSAVERDGPMAFCTGGMACPAQLRRAVEYYASDDGLDIEGLGERSVRQFVEAGLVADSVADLYAIEREDLLDLEGWGERSAENLLAELDASKEPELPDFLSALGVPGVGPATAREIAREFGTLDAVVDATEADLQEVSDVGPTVAAQVRDFFDSEANRRALADLRERGVEPQPYEGGGDELAGVTFVFTGSLDGYTRSEAQELVERHGANATSSVSGNTDYLVAGENPGASKTNDAEREDVPVLDEAEFEGLLDERGV
- a CDS encoding MFS transporter; this translates as MTRPARDRTLLAGVVFVVLLAQTLLYPGISDLVAALGATTQLDASMWFLVAEFAAFVAFVGVWGAASDAAGRRVPFIAAGAVGGAVGYGALALAPAVTDLSFEAVLVVRALQGAATIGAFSLAMTMLMDLSGGHGKNMGAAGIAIGAGTATGAPLGGQLTEVDPLAPLYVASGLLLAAGLLVALVDDRAVARDGGLAEALSNLTATPTLSVPYAFGFIDRLTAGFFALVGTLYFRSTFGLDAGAAGLMLALFFAPFALLQYPFGALSDRYGRRLPIVAGSACYGVVVIAVGRAPTVALAGAGMVLVGVLGALMSPATMALVTDLAPERDRGTAMGGFNLFGSLGFLAGFLLGGTVADAYGFGTAFLVVGSLEILLAAVTLPVLLRLDIERTGTFGGTEEA
- a CDS encoding O-acetylhomoserine aminocarboxypropyltransferase/cysteine synthase family protein is translated as MTNDDEDGEQGLSTRSVHAGGSPDDATGARATPLYQTTSYEFPDADRAAELYALNAEDHIYSRISNPTVEVLEERLASLEGGTGAVATASGMAALDAATLVLAESGDNVVCSTDTYGGTTAYLSHTADRRGIEARFVDTLDYDAYREAVDEDTAYVHVETVGNPSLVTPDFERVAEIAHDAGVPLVVDNTFATPALCRPLEHGADVVWESTTKWLHGSGTTVGGVLVEDGAFDWEANGYDEIAGDNDAYHDTDFARDFPDAPFAAAVRYRSLRSLGDQQSPFDAWQTLQGLESFPLRMERHCENAAVVAEYLADHDDVAWVAYPGLDSHETHENASEYLEGGYGGMIAFGLEGGYEAGKAFCERVELASFLANIGDAKTLVIHPASTTHGQLSPEEQRQAGVTTDLIRLSVGIEDPADILADIERGIEAT
- a CDS encoding ABC transporter ATP-binding protein, whose protein sequence is MTAIELNGVTKRFGDVVALQNVDLTVRDGEIFGFLGPNGAGKSTTIDILLDFVRPTSGTATVFGHDAQAESEAVRSRLGVLPDGYRVYDRLTGRQHMEFAIESKGADDHPEELLERTGILEAADRKAGGYSKGMAQRLMLAMALVGEPDMLILDEPSTGLDPNGARRMREIIREERDRGATVFFSSHILEQVESVCDRVGILRDGEVVAVDSVEGLRDAAGTDMTLKVTVDEVTPAVRGAVSDLPGVTAVEVEGATLVVSCTGEVKTDVLNAIEDAGGDVRDFSTEEASLEELFAAYTTEEVRV
- a CDS encoding ABC transporter permease, whose translation is MSLSPASVRAVARKDFRDAVRSKTLWILSALFVLFAAGMAYVFTLLGSGADGELTVLDLLFFLQSPVALLVPLTALLLGYKSIAGEIDSGSVKILLSLPHSRSSVVLGKLLGRTAVLTVPILIGFAVAAVVVVALYTTFSPGYYVAFVGVSVLFGLAYVSIAIAVSSLTKSTSRAAVGIFGVFALFNFLWDVLGWGIHYVVTRLGEGPATFFPGIQPPNWYLFFQRLSPNGAFAGSIASVFPGESQIEGYFPQGDVPLYLEDWFSVLILVAWTVVPLALCYRRFKAADI
- the metX gene encoding homoserine O-acetyltransferase MetX; this encodes MRATAGTVDVGEFEFECGDTLPSLELAYETYGEFTGDGAEQSSASDRTQSGSNAVLVCHALTGSAHVASRRLSDGEAVETGGQARAWWNDIVGSGKAVDGSEYYVVCVNVPGSCYGSTGPASENPETGEPYGTEFPPVTVTDWTRAQRLALNELGVGRLHAVIGGSVGGMNVLEWGKQYPDDVRRLIPVATAARLDPQCLAIDGIARRAITTDPNWNGGDYYGGEHPKDGLALARQLGHVMYLSKASMEQKFGRRAAGRAAAADVFPSDPAGDFFPYRDVESYLDYQADKFVERFDANSYLYLTRAMDNYDLAAGYDGDADALAAFEGEALVLSFTGDWHFTSEQAESLAAAFRDAGVPVAHHVVDSDHGHDAFLVEPENVGPPVADFLADGVDGRAVTDTAGDGDDGSDFAPVHTSLFS